GCCTCGACGGTGACCGCCTCCGGGGAGACGTCGACGACCTTCGCGCGGAAGAGCTGCACCGTTTCGAGGACCTGGCTGCGCACCGTGGCGTCGGCGCGCACCTTGACGAGCAGGAGCTGCCGCTGCACGGCGGCGGCGGGCTCCAGCTCGACGATCTTGATGACGTTGACGAGCTTGTTGAGCTGCTTGGTCACCTGCTCCAGCGGCAGCTGGTCCACCGAGACGACGATGGTCATCCGGGAGATGTCGGGGTGCTCGGTGCGCCCGACGGCGAGCGACTCGATGTTGAAGCCGCGCCGCGAGAACAGGCCCGCCACGCGGGCCAGGACGCCGGGCTTGTCCTCGACCAGGACGCTGAGGGTGTGCCGGGTCATCTCACTCGTCCTCGTCGAACAGGGGGCGGATGCCCCGCGCGGCCATGATCTCGCTGTTGCCGGTGCCCGCCGCGACCATCGGCCACACCTGGGCGTCCTTGCCGACCACGAAGTCGATGACGACGGGGCGGTCGTTGATCTCCATGGCCTTCTCGATGACCGCGTCGACCTCCTCGCGGGACTCGGCGCGCAGGCCCGCGCAGCCCATCGCCTCGGCCAGCAGCTTGAAGTCGGGGATGCGGTGCTTGTGGGTGCCCAGGTCGGTGCTGGAGTAGCGCTCGCCGTAGAACAGGGTCTGCCACTGCCGGACCATGCCCAGGTTGCCGTTGTTGATGACGGCGACCTTGATCGGGATGCCCTCGATGGCGCAGGTGGCGAGTTCCTGGTTGGTCATCTGGAAGCAGCCGTCGCCGTCGATCGCCCACACCTGGACGTCCGGCACGCCGGCCTTCGCGCCCATCGCGGCCGGGACGGCGTAGCCCATCGTGCCGAGGCCGCCGGAGTTGATCCAGGTGCGCGGCGACTCGTACTTCACGAACTGCGCGGCCCACATCTGGTGCTGGCCGACGCCCGCCGTGAACACGGTGTCCGCCGGGGTGAGGACGCCGATCCGCTCGATGACGTACTGCGGGGACAGCGTGCCGTCCTCGGGCCAGTCGTAGCCCAGCGGGAACGTGCCGCGGACCTCGTCGAGCGTGGCCCACCAGGGGGCCAGGTCGACCTCGCGGGCGGCGTTCTCCTTCTCGGCGCGGACCGCGTCGATCAGCTCGGCGATGATCTCCTTGCAGTCGCCGACGATCGGGACGTCCGCGCGGCGGTTCTTGGAGATCTCGGCCGGGTCGATGTCGGCGTGCACGACCTGCGCGTCCGGGGCGAACGTGGACAGCTGGCCGGTGACCCGGTCGTCGAACCGCGCGCCCAGGGCGACCAGCAGGTCCGCCTTCTGCATCGCGGCGACGGCGGCGACCGTGCCGTGCATCCCCGGCATGCCCAGGTGCTGGGGGTGCGAGTCGGGGAACGCGCCGCGCGCCATCAGCGTGGTGACCACCGGGATGCCGGTGGACTCGGCCAGCTCCAGCAGCTCCGCCGACGCCTCGGCCTTGATGACGCCGCCGCCGGCGTACAGGACGGGTCGGCGGGCCGCGGCGATCAGCTTCGCGGCCTCGCGCACCTGCTTGCCGTGCGGCCGGGTCGTCGGCCGGTAACCGGGCAGGCGCAGCTCCGGCGGCCAGGAGAACGAGGTCATCTCCTGGAGCACGTCCTTGGGGATGTCCACCAGGACGGGGCCGGGTCGGCCGGTGGAGGCCAGGTGGAACGCCTCGGCCACGGCGCGCGGGATGTCCGCGGCGTCGGTGACGAGGAAGTTGTGCTTGGTGATCGGCATCGTGATGCCGCAGATGTCCGCTTCCTGGAACGCGTCGGTCCCGATCAGCGGGCGGGACTGCTGGCCCGTGATGGCGACCACCGGGACGGAGTCCATGTTGGCGTCCGCGAGCGGCGTGACCAGGTTCGTGGCGCCGGGACCGGAAGTGGCCATGCACACCCCGACCCGGCCCGTGGCCTGGGCGTACCCGGTGGCGGCGTGGCCCGCGCCCTGCTCGTGGCGGACCAGGATGTGGCGCACCTTGGTGGAGTCGAGGAGCGGGTCGTAGGCAGGCAGGATGGTGCCGCCGGGAATGCCGAAGACCACCTCGCAGCCCACTGCTTCGAGGGAGCGGACGAGGGACTGGGCACCGGTCACGCGGATGGGGGCTCCGCTCGGCGGGGCCGGTTTCGGCCGCGGTCCAGGGCGGGGCGACGGCGGCTCACCGGGAGCCGGTCGCGAGGTTGCGCTGGTCATCTGTCTGCCTCGTGGGTAAGGAGAATGCACGGTCCGGGCACGAAAAAACCCTCGCCAACCCGGACGGGTCGCACGAGGGTCGCGCGTCGACGCAAGCTCGGTCGCCTAGGCGTCGACGCGCCTGGGAAGTACGAGAACGAGGTTGCGCTGCATGGTGGTGACGTTAACCGTCAAGTGCGGGAAGCGTCAACTGTGCGGGACGGCACTCCCGGATCGTGGACACCCCCACGTGCCTGGAGCCGGGCCGGGGTCACCCGCCCGGACGACCGGTGGGACCATGCGGGGCGTGTCGAAGGTCGTGTTCCGCATCCCCACCCCCGCCCTGCTCGCCGCCGGGCTCGCCACCATCTGCGCGACGCCGTTCGCCTGGGCGGCGCCCGGTCTCCAGGCGATCTACCTGCTGCCGGCGGCGTTCGCGGTGTGGGTCGTGCGCAACCGGACCACGGTGGACGGTGAGCGGATCGTGGCGCGGAGCACGTTCGGCAAGCGGGTCGTGCCGTGGTCCGGGGTCAAGGCCCTGAAGGTGGTCGAGCGCGGGTGGCTGAGCGTCGTGCTCGCGGACGGTTCGCTGGTCAGGCTGCCCGCCGTCCGGGCGGGTCACGTGCCCGCGCTGGCCCTGGTGAGCGGCGGCCGCCTGCCGAACCCGACCCCGGCTCCGGACCCGGACGAGGCGCCGTCGACGCCGGAGCCCACCACCACGACACCGGCCGGCACGGCTGCGGCGGGCACGACTGCGACCGCTCCGACGAGCACCGCCGGCGACGCCGCTTCGGGTGGTTCCGCGGAGACCCCGGTCACGCCTGACCGGGACGCAACGCCGCCCTCCGTACAGTCCGGGGAGTGAGTTCGAACACGCGGACCCTCCGCTGGGTGCCGGTCGGCAGCCTCGTGCTGTCGCTCGCGGGCCTGGCCGTCTCGACCTACCTGACCATCGCCCACTACACCGCCGGCGCGCTGCTGTGCGCCGAGGGCGAGGTGATCGACTGCGGCACGGTCACCACCAGCGAGCAGTCCGAGCTGCTCGGCATCCCGGTCGCGGTGCTGGGCCTGGCGTTCTTCGCCTTCATGACCGTCGCCACCCTGCCGTTCGCGTGGCGCGTGGAGGCGCTGCACTGGGCGCGCTTGGCGTCGGTCGCGGTGGGCGTGCTGTTCGTCGTCTACCTGGTGGCCGCCGAGTTCCTGCTGATCGGCAAGATCTGCCTGTGGTGCACCGCCGTGCACGTCATCACGCTCGCGCTGGCGGGCGTGCTGGTCGCGGGGGCGCTGCGGCGGAGTAGCCTCTAGGCACCGCTCCCACCACCCCGGCGCCCCACCCCACGCGCCGTCGGCGCCTTTCGCGCGCCCCGCGACCAGCACCTGAACCGCAGACATGGAGGAGCCGTGCCACCGCTCCGTTCCCGCACCACGACCCACGGCCGCAACGCCGCGGGCGCCCGCTCGCTGTGGCGGGCGACCGGCATGACCGACTCGGACTTCGGCAAGCCGATCGTGGCGATCGCCAACTCCTACACGCAGTTCGTGCCCGGTCACGTGCACCTCCGCGACCTCGGCGACATCGTGGCCGAGGCGATCCGCGAGGCGGGCGGCGTGGCGCGCGAGTTCCACACCATCGCCGTGGACGACGGCATCGCGATGGGCCACAGCGGCATGCTCTACTCGCTGCCCTCGCGCGAGATCATCGCCGACTCGGTCGAGTACATGGTCAACGCGCACCAGGCCGACGCGATCGTGTGCATCTCGAACTGCGACAAGATCACCCCGGGCATGCTGAACGCCGCCATGCGGCTCAACATCCCCGTGGTGTTCGTCTCGGGCGGGCCGATGGAGGCGGGCAAGGCGGTCGTGGTGGACGGCGTGGCCGTCGCGCCCACCGACCTGATCACCGCGATCTCCGCGTCGGCGTCGCCGGACGTGGACGAGGCCGGGTTGGCCGAGGTCGAGCGGTCGGCGTGCCCGACGTGCGGCTCCTGCTCGGGCATGTTCACCGCGAACTCGATGAACTGCCTCACCGAGGCGCTGGGCCTGTCGCTGCCCGGCAACGGGTCGACGCTGGCCACGCACGCCGCGCGCCGCGAGCTGTTCGCCGAGGCCGGCCGCGTGGTCGTGGAGCTGTGCAAGCAGTACTACGAGCGGGACGACGAGTCGGTGCTGCCGCGGTCGATCGCGAACCGCGCGGCGTTCGAGAACGCCATGGCGCTGGACA
This region of Saccharothrix longispora genomic DNA includes:
- the ilvN gene encoding acetolactate synthase small subunit yields the protein MTRHTLSVLVEDKPGVLARVAGLFSRRGFNIESLAVGRTEHPDISRMTIVVSVDQLPLEQVTKQLNKLVNVIKIVELEPAAAVQRQLLLVKVRADATVRSQVLETVQLFRAKVVDVSPEAVTVEATGTSEKLDALLRMLEPYGLREIVQSGMVAIGRGARSITATAVR
- a CDS encoding acetolactate synthase large subunit, coding for MTSATSRPAPGEPPSPRPGPRPKPAPPSGAPIRVTGAQSLVRSLEAVGCEVVFGIPGGTILPAYDPLLDSTKVRHILVRHEQGAGHAATGYAQATGRVGVCMATSGPGATNLVTPLADANMDSVPVVAITGQQSRPLIGTDAFQEADICGITMPITKHNFLVTDAADIPRAVAEAFHLASTGRPGPVLVDIPKDVLQEMTSFSWPPELRLPGYRPTTRPHGKQVREAAKLIAAARRPVLYAGGGVIKAEASAELLELAESTGIPVVTTLMARGAFPDSHPQHLGMPGMHGTVAAVAAMQKADLLVALGARFDDRVTGQLSTFAPDAQVVHADIDPAEISKNRRADVPIVGDCKEIIAELIDAVRAEKENAAREVDLAPWWATLDEVRGTFPLGYDWPEDGTLSPQYVIERIGVLTPADTVFTAGVGQHQMWAAQFVKYESPRTWINSGGLGTMGYAVPAAMGAKAGVPDVQVWAIDGDGCFQMTNQELATCAIEGIPIKVAVINNGNLGMVRQWQTLFYGERYSSTDLGTHKHRIPDFKLLAEAMGCAGLRAESREEVDAVIEKAMEINDRPVVIDFVVGKDAQVWPMVAAGTGNSEIMAARGIRPLFDEDE
- a CDS encoding PH domain-containing protein is translated as MSKVVFRIPTPALLAAGLATICATPFAWAAPGLQAIYLLPAAFAVWVVRNRTTVDGERIVARSTFGKRVVPWSGVKALKVVERGWLSVVLADGSLVRLPAVRAGHVPALALVSGGRLPNPTPAPDPDEAPSTPEPTTTTPAGTAAAGTTATAPTSTAGDAASGGSAETPVTPDRDATPPSVQSGE
- a CDS encoding vitamin K epoxide reductase family protein, whose amino-acid sequence is MSSNTRTLRWVPVGSLVLSLAGLAVSTYLTIAHYTAGALLCAEGEVIDCGTVTTSEQSELLGIPVAVLGLAFFAFMTVATLPFAWRVEALHWARLASVAVGVLFVVYLVAAEFLLIGKICLWCTAVHVITLALAGVLVAGALRRSSL